The sequence below is a genomic window from Myxocyprinus asiaticus isolate MX2 ecotype Aquarium Trade chromosome 9, UBuf_Myxa_2, whole genome shotgun sequence.
ctaaataatggtgtcctatcatacaaaatcctgatagacttacggggctttcacctgtttgtaggctatattgattttattctaatttcttttaatgtttgaatttgtatttattattcactgcaaaatgtgtgcttgacatttcacattttgcttgacacctcctgtctccagaataatgttatacatgaacagacgaatgaaaattcagtttcaggcagatattaatatctgaaataacaggagaaaccacaacagtTAATGTAGcccacaaattcagcttcatctggtaagaaaaaaaagaatgaattaatatttttgtgaataattattgtataataataataataataataattattattaggctgttattatgaaaaggcatatgaAAGGcctattttattaatagaaactataaatgtaagagtaacacttaaaaatggtcatttcatttagttttgatgcacttccggtttaagccccgccctcacccagttctatccgaatacagagacagatacagataattttgtatatgaacagatacagataatggcatcgctgcacacccctactcattcagtgcatattttgttattttgattagttaaCTAAGTGTTGTAAATTGAAGCGAGAGCATTCAAAGAAAATGCCCCATCAGCATATACAAGGTGCCTTAAACTTcatattttgtgaataataattaaccttattcctcattaaacctcatttggTGAAATATATATTCCTAAAAcccttaatttggtaaatatataggctataacaagcttcatttggtaaatacttacatatagagaagtgtaacggagccaagtctgtcatttcaaaataagagtcctgggtgtatttcgggcttgtttatattttATGTCTCACGTTATGCACCATATTTAAAATTTCTTCTGATCATTATTGGAATTTTGATTGCACAGTAAGCTGCATttaggattttattcattttggactcttgtagcctctatccctgtgcctgtcatagtaaggaaagactaagaaaactttttaacattctataaatcaattaaaaaaaaaaaactatcatccgattaatcggttatctgtcttttccaccacctttATTGTTGGTATCAGCATAATCTACTATCTGTCAACCTCTAAATTATGGTATGGCCCTTCTCAGGATGACCTATGATATGGGCATATATGTTAATTTCACATATGCAACCAACATTTACATAATCACTCATTATTGGTGGCTGCTAAGGAAAGTATCACGAAAAAATTCCACAGATTTtcattgaaggagggacttgaGCTGTATCTAAGGACAAGAATATCTTAGAGACTCttgggatgggctcttttgacttgggccagtaagaaaccacctagcaaccacatagcaacaccctggcaaccacccaaaacaccatagTATTGTGGCTGTGAGTTTTGCATTGGCAAGCACCActgattttcttcagaaaatgtacaaaatctAGACAAAAACTTGAAGCTTCAAAAGAGCAGTGATATGACCAAAAACAAGCTGATTACCTGAGGCGGTGCAATGGCAAAATACagtcttctatatatatatatatatatatataaaccttctTTTTCAGTAATTACAATATGGCCCCTCTCAGGGTCCCAAATACCAAGGattgtacatgtgtgtgtatatatgtattcaCAAAGCGCACATATGTACAGTCTCTAACATTTAcataatcagtaatgtaattttTGTTTCAAATTCATGTGTTGGGCTTATTTTTCCTATGGGTATCCTGAAAGATAAGATCTTAATCACAATGCTTGTTTATGACGAGTCCCTTCTGTCACAGAGGCTGTTAGATCGATTTTATTTGCATATGGATTATGGGAATCTTCCTTTCCCAGCTAAACAAACCATAAAGGCACAAGCTTCATGTTAATAATTATGTTTCTGTATCTGCTGTTAATTTTTATAGAAAGgcaaaatacacttaaaatattGAACCTATATGCATTGGTTGGCATTCCCTGTGGAGATACTGTACAGCCAGTGCAGTGTACAATATATGCTGTTTGTAAGAGTCCATATCTGTGTGCACTCTGCTGGTAGTTTTGTGAAATGATCTTAAAAGCATCTACTCTCCCCTTTTACCCCAACAGAGACATGGAATGAGTGCCAGCACGGAGACTCTGGACCGTTGCCATGACATCATGGTACCCCCAGCTTTGACATATCATTCAAAAACACTGCCATGCACCTCGCCAAAACAAAATGCTTCACTCCACTACAGCAAACCCAAAGCCTTGCCAGAGAGCATAGGTAAGTATGTGCTGAAGTAATGCTGCAAGGAGGAAACTGAGTCACACCACCATGTTGTGGAGTCTGTTTTAGTTGAAGTCCAGTTGGACATAATTAGTTGAATGCTATTATTTACTCACAAATACAGTAcctcatgtttttttaaaacctgGATGAATTTGTTTCTTCCATCTGTGAAGCACAAAAGGAGGTATTAAGCAGAATATtcaagctgttcttttccatacaatgtaagtggatggtgatttatactgtcaggctccaaaaagaaacaaaaaataccATGAAAGTAGTCTGTGTGATTCATGTATTATATTCACTGAAATTTAAAGATAAAGTGTGTAGTTTCTGTGCCTCTAGATTCAACTTGTAGAATTGCAAAATTATAATTGACAAACATTAgtactgccccaaactcacaacgttggttgagccaatgttgctgtgtcgggctagtCAGGACGCTTAAACAAACATATTTCAGAGAAATCAATCTGCAAACGGCTTAACGttgaaaattttttaaaaaaaatgtataacgaCTTAAAATTCAGTCTGTTCCTGACACAAAGGTATCGTATGgcctcagaagacttgggatatagcgcatgagtcgtatggactacttctatgatATATTGTTATCCTTTTTTAAGCTTCACGGCCTGAATCACCAACCACTGTTgtggtatggaaaagagcagctactAAATGTCAGCTCTCATGCTCcatggataaataaataaataaatcatatgggTTTTGCATGAAGTGAGTGTGAGTAACTGATGATagctttttcatttttgggtcaactatccgtAAGGACTTAGAATGGCCCTCTGCAATTGAATGGAGCAATTGCTATTATTGGTTTTACACATTATTTGTTATACTAAAAATTATTATGTGGTTTCTTTGTATGAGTTTGTTTACGGTGCCTCCATATAACTGTGGTCTTGTAGGGTCTCTTCCTGCAATACCTCACTGTAAAGAGTTGGATGTGTTCATTAAGAGAGATCAGGAGTCAGGGTTTGGCTTCCGTGTGCTGGGTGGAGAAGGTGCAGAACAGCCAGTGAGTTCACAGTAATCACATTACTGAATAATTATACTCATGCACTGTATTTATGTCATTTATTAGAGGATCGACTTTCTGTCTTGGCTCTAAAACTAGCTATCCGTCTTTTCCCATTAGGTGTATATTGGTGCCATCATTCCCCAGGGCGCGGCAGAGAAAGAGGGCCGTCTGAGGGCCGGAGATGAGCTCATTGGCATTGATGGCATCACGGTTAAAGGGAAATCTCACAAACAAGTTTTGGATCTAATGACCAATGCAGCCCGCAATGGACAAGTGCTCCTCTCTGTTCGCAGGAAGGTCATTTACAGAGGTGAGGCTTTGCAGACTGATAGGGCTTGGACATAAAAACTAACTCTGGAATGTAATTAACTGTCTGAAAAGCTTTCATTAAAGGTCAGTCCATGTAATCTTCTCCACTATAGATTCCTCAGAGGATGTTGGGAGCGGCGCTCTGACCCTTGTGAATGGCTCACCACGGCTTCCACGTATACAGGTGCCAAGCATCAAGGACCAGGAGTCGTTTGATATCACGCTTAATCGTAAAGATAACGAGGGCTTCGGTTTTGTCATTCTGACCTCGAAAAGCAAACCGCCACCTGGAGGTAAGAGCACATGTCGGTGACACAAATTCATTCATGCACGATCCAAAGTTGATTGACAAATAGACTCATTATTTACACAAAGATTTGATATTGTGGCTGTCCAACAAACCACATTATCAGTCAGGGCgataattgaccctttgctaagccccacTTCAAAATGGTTACTGCCCAATCCTACCTTAGCAACTGATACTTCAACAAAATTGTATAGAAAGGGGAGTTTAGCGAAGAGtacacaacataaaacacaccAAACCGTGTCAGTGCTGCTAAGTTATTTGTATAAGTGTGCATTGCAGTGATCCCTCACAAGATCGGACGTATAATCGAGGGCAGTCCGACGGATCGCTGCGGTTTGCTGAATGTGGGCGACCGCATTTGTGCTGTGAACGGTCAGTCCATCATAGAGCTCTCGCACAACGAGATTGTTCAATTTATCAAAGATGCTGGAAACTCAGTCACACTCACCGTGGTTCCTGAGGAGGGTGagttaaataatgaaatatacaTGCTGTGATTTGACACACTAGGGAAATAATGTAGCTTCAAATGAAATGCTAATAACCACAGTGAAATTTGATACCAATTATTCACACGTTCTAATCAAATACTTTGTAAGGGTCACTTTATTATACACCAATTATTACCCTAGTTTAAATGCAAAGCATGAAAATGCgcagttatttttttgtgtttaatatATATTAGATCATGtgtatgaatgcatgaacaaaaatatgttaattattaGAGGCTACCTTACATTTCTCTCTCATTGaatattttacagatatttaACAGATAATACATTAGAGAAGGACAATGGGTCACAAATGCTGTTTTGTGTTGACTTTAAtgcctgacatttttttttttattctacatgactTTATTTAAATCTCTTTTAATTGGCTGTGTAGAGTACAAAGGCCCGCCCTCGGGAGCCAGCTCAGCCAAACAAAGTCCAGCACCACAGCACAAGATTCTGAAATCCACTACACAGGATGAGAGGTGCAGTCTACTATTACCTTTATTTAAATCGGTCTGAAAATTGGTCATACTTGTATTCTGAAATGTCTGTGGGTAGTCAAATTCTACAACCATAGATAAGTCCAAATTAAGCTTTAATAACTTATGGAGGGCTTCTGCCATGCTTAtggtttatactgtatgtgtgcaggTATGTTTTGGATATGGATGAGATCAGGGATGAGCTTGCATGGATGGAGTATAAATCTCTTCCCATGACTGAGCAGGGAACACTGTGTGTCACCAACTCCAAACAGGCAAGAGTCAGACTTTACATCACACACTGTACCTAAATGACACAATTTTTTGAGACGGGGTAATTGATTACTATAACAAATTTGGTCTACATTAAATCGTTTGTACATGAGTTGGAGGACAACATTTACACCACAATGATAAATAATTTACAGATAGACTCCAGCCCACACAGTATTGGGTCCTTAATCATCTGCATTTAGTCAGAGTGTTCCTGCTTCGAGAGTTTGCATCCAGCCTGACAGCCCATCAATTATTTAATAAGTAATAACATTCAAATAACAgcgcttttttttgttttttgttaaaacacctgaaaaaaaaaacatgttatttagaCTATATTGTACGACATGAAGGCATACTGTAAATGAAAACATTAACTTGCCATCTGCACAAATCTGCTGAAGCTACTGTATCCCACATCTTTTCCTTTGCTAATCAATCCTTCTATAATATATTCTGAGGGTTGTACAGCACTTTGTAATTCTTAACCTCCACAATCAGTCAGGTCTCTTCCATTGTTGAGGCCATGCAAATCCGAATGAGGTAAATTGTTGCTTCAACAAAAACGGCAGTCATGTCAtgtgcatgtttatgtttatCAGTGAACTTGGTCGTATCGGTTAATGTAGTAAAGCCCATACATCCCTATACATAAACAGGCAATAGCAATGcggtttatttattaattcttaataatttattaatctgtTAATTTGTGTTAGTTTGTATGCAGATTGTAGTGTATTGTAGGTTCGGCTTAAATCATTTTCAGTTGCTTTTGGttattttctataatctcctgataattttttattttacacccAGCGCTGCTGAGTCCAGTGTGACCACGAGGCAAAATAGGCTCAATGCCGAAACTATCTGCTCGCTCACTGCCGCGTCTGGGACACTTCTTCGATGTGTCACCTTGCGACTCATGTAAATGGTGTCATCTATCAATATGGGTGCCGAAACAAAAACACgctgctcacggaggatgtgtgatcCCGGCATTTGGATGtctgtgtgaacagctctcttgaggtcattccacagcatctttattgggttaaggtctgggctttcACTGGGCcgctccaaaaggtggattttctttttttttaagacattctgtagaggatttactttgatgtttagtgtcattgtcctgctgcatcacccaactccTACTGAGCTTCagttggtgcacagccaccctgatattatcctgtaggatatcttgataaacttgggaattaatttttccctcgatgatggcaagcggtccaggccccgaagcagcaaagcagtcccaaatcatgatgctccctacttcacagttgggatgatgttttcatgctgGTGttcggtgccctttttacgccatacgtagtgctgcatgttcttcccaagcaattcaaccttagtttcatcagtccacaaaacattttcccaatagcgatgtggagtgtcaaggtggtctttggcaaacttcaggcatgcagcaatattttttttgtgaaacaacagcttccttcatggtgtcctgccatggacaccatgcgtgtgtaatgttttccatatagtagactcatgaacagagctgttaaccagttccaatgattcattCATGTTTTAGCTTTCACCCTAGAGTTCTTTTTTTATCTCATTTAGCAGTCTGCTGTGTGCccattgagtcatcttggctgggcggccacttctagggagagtagccacagtactaaatcgatTTGTCTAATTgtgaacagatgaatatttaatctctttaagataactttgtaaccctttccagctgtTTGCAAAGCAAAAATTCTTGATCATATGTCTTTTGAATAGTGATCTCAAAatgttaacaattttttttacaagaataCACTTTTTCCTACATAGGGCTGTATAGCAGTTGAGTTGGAGCGTGGTTCTCGTGGTTTTGGCTTCAGTCTGAGAGGTGGAACAGAGTATAACATGGGCCTTTACATACTGCGACTGGCTGAAGACGGCCCTGCACTACAGGATGGCAGGATACACGTCAGTACAACACCACACTTTTTATTAACTCACACACCGGATCTGTGTTCAGGCCCCGACAGAATCTGcagatatttttgttttatcatctTCACTGAATTTGGGGGGAAATCTGCAGGATGGATTTAACCCAAGAACGCATAAGTGACTTTACCCGCATAAAATGCATACGTAGTGGTGGTGATGCAATCTTCTTTATAATTTAGAAAGTATCCTAGTACTTACAGTTTTAGTCTtttttgtgtgccaaaaacagtcataatttagtgtGACCATTTTCCATTTCACTTAGAATTAAAAGGGCCATTTAACATGTTAACATTTAACTTTCATCTTAAAAAATCAAGAAATATTCGATATTACATAAAAACTTCCCATTAGTGAtcaactgatatgggttttttcagTGGTAGATGTTGATTCCAATATCTGGTGAACAAGATGGCCCGTGGCTGATATAATAAagatatacatttaatttaaattaaatggcAAGTATCAGCCTATATCGATAATCCCAAAATTGTTAAATATTGTCTGATTAATCAGTCTCACCAATAGTCTTGTCTACCACTTTCCAGGAACTAAATCATTACTTTAATGGCCTGTATGAACTTGTGACCATATCacccaaattatttaaaaaattgtataGCAATAATGTTTCCCATACATTTTTCCTCAGGTAGGAGATCAGGTAGTGGAGATCAATGGGGAACAGACACAAGGCATCAGTCACACTAGAGCCATTGAGCTCATCCAGGCTGGAGGAAACAAAGTGCTACTATTACTGCGACCACAAGCCCTCTTATCTGAAAACAGTGAGTTATGATATACAGACACTTCATCAAAAACACATCAAGAAGACCACAGGTTTGCTTGCTAACTTcaatatctttctttctttctttgtttctttctttctttctctctcgctctcctgTACAGGTTGTGTAAGCTCTTCTGCAGTGTGCTACTACCCCCAGGAGCACCATCACTAACAGCCTGTTTTCCTTCtggtcatcttttctttctttggtAATTGGACTTTCTCTGTGCTCTTCTTGCTCTTTACAAACTATAGACTTCTTTGCTGTTTTGTGCAAGTCTGCAGATTTAATGAAAAATTACTTTGCAATCACAAAAGCCTAAAAAAAGGGTTGGCTTGcaattacacaaaacaaaaatagtttgATCAATACTATGGGCAGCGCTTGGGGTGGGCTGTCAGAGcttaagccctgaatgttttcagtaaagcTCTGAATGTTTTTGtcatcttgtagtgatgtcaaaaaTAGCAGTGCTGcggtaaatatataaatatatttaaatattaagtcATATACAAATTAATGATACCGGTAAATACCAACTCAATTCAGTTCACTGTCTTGTTGGTGGCTGCTTTCCAGCACTTATGCGTATGTGCACATATGCAAGAGGAGTGCTCGCGATTCACAATTGCGTTTGTGCGTGAATGGTCAAAATACCTGTCTTGGACTGTTATTAATATTGGAAACTGTTTTGAGTTGCAGTatgtaccaaatatttagatatataaccctgaaaacaaagagtagTATATACAGATGTGCCAAACGTCACAAGCCAGAACATTTGCGaattttgcaaaactctttttaTTAAGACAAAGTGCCATGAACCTGGCAAATTTGGCAAATCTAACAATTTTTCCTCTATTAGCCTTTTTACAGACTGCTATCTTCTAAACTATCTTAAAACACACACCAAATCAATAATAGGCTATTGACCTGTCAGTTGTATACAATGTGTGTTGAACAACGGAAAGCcgaaagggagaaaaaaaaaaatgttttttcaatcATGTTTTGAAATACAGATCTTTGAGCGTGTCTGAGACTAAGACAAAAGTTAGTGTGACCTTTAAACTttggtttcagtaatatttaaagacgtactatataaataaaatctcacagatgtaacatttaaacttttattaaaaaatgataTTTCATCTAAAGATGGccccatatacactcactgagcaatttttaaggaacacctgaacacctacttattcatgcgattatctaatcagccaatcatgtggctgcagtgcaatgcataaaatcatgcagatacaggtcaggattaaatgttaaaattaatgttcacatcaaccatcagaatggggaaaaaatgtgatctcagtgatttcgactgtggcatgattgttggtgccagacgggctggtttgagtatttctgtaactgctgatctcctgggattttcatgcaccatagtctctagaatttattcagaatggtgccaaaaacaaatagcatccagtgagcgtcagttctgcggatggaaacgccttgttgatgagagaggtcaacggagaatggccagactggttcgaggtgacagaaaggctacagtaactcagaaaaccactctgtacaattgtattaagaagaatagcatctcaaaatgcacaacatgtcgaaccttgaggcggatgggattcaacagcagaagaccacgtcagacactttattaggaccgtagtgttcctaataaagtgctcagtgagtgtatatccaaAGAGGTCTGGGCTAAACCCAGAATGTCCACTGACTCTAGAACTGTCCCTGATCAATACATGAAACTAGAGTAAAAAAACATGAATATTTTCTTAGGTATTCTGATTTTCAAAGTTCAAACTCATACTtacactatatataaaaaaaaactatacactATATAtgcaatggacatgaatgatacctcaaatcatgcaaccTCTTAAACAGAGAGGTGtgatattacttaaaaaaaattaaacaagcaaaaaaagtcATTTATACTTGGCTCGAGTCATATCTAGGGTTTGGTTTGACTTGGGcctgtaagcaaccacccagaacaccttagcaaccacctagcaatgccctagcaaccacccataacatctTAGCAACTGCTAAGCAAcacgctaaaaaccactcagaacattgTGCCTGCATCTTTTGCATAGactcaaaaaaactttttttttacaaaatgtaaaaatccagttTAACTAATTATAGTGTTTTTATGCAAGATTGTGCAAAAAATGTAGATCTGAAAGTCTTTTTTCCCATAGGTTCTCAAGGAGATATTATCCATCCTGACCCACAGGGATCCAACACTTCTAAAATTCCCCGCAAGTCTACTCTCTTTCATCCATCATCACCGTCAGTGAAGAAGAGAACATCAGACCTGTCAAGCTCAATTGCCCGTTCTCATGCCTCCTTAGATCTTGCTCACCAGGATCCACGCCCTGAAGACAGCACCGTGGAGAAGCTTGCCAAACCACGAAAACCCAGCTCTTCCAACGCCTCAAAGCAGTGCCGCATCAAGAGTCGGTCTGCAGAGAATCTCCTTGATCTTGGAGATACAAAGAAATCCAAAAGCCCACACAAAGACAAAGCTCACAGCTACAAAGAAAACATGCAGTTAAGCTCTCAGGACTCCAACAAAAATAGGAAGTCCAACCAACATAGTCACTCAGTCAGTCCCAAGAAGTCCAAGTCTGAAGGACAGGAAGTGGTAATTAGCGATGGGCTCGGAAGGAAAGACGAACATCCTAAAAAGGGGACGCCAAGGGTGGACCAGATGAAAAGTGACACCGAGAAGATGAAAAAACAGGAATCTAGAGGATGGAAGCAAATTTATACTGGAGATGACAAGGAGAGGTCGAGGAAGAGCGAGGGAGTGGATAAAGCGATTGAGCCAAAATGggaggcagaactgaaaaacaccaaaaggacAGAAACAATAAAAGATAGAGAGCAATTAAATAATGGCACCCACTTATCAAGAAGAGAGGTAGAGAAGAGGAGTAAACAAACAAAGGATAAAAGATCTTCGAGGGatccaaaagaggaaaacaacaaGAAAATGATGAACGGGATAGTAgacaggaaagaaaacaaaagaatagGAAGTGAGAGTGATGGCAGGAAAGGTGACATTGTCACTGATACGGCCCCAATCCCCAACAGGGCAAGTCTAGCCTTCGACAGCTTGATCCCACTAAACGATGGCCTTTGGAAGATACCTAGCTACGCTCGCATTCTTACTCGTGAGGAAGTGATGCGAGATGTTCACGAGTAGCTTCTTCTTGTCGATGCTTGGGCATTG
It includes:
- the LOC127445926 gene encoding membrane-associated guanylate kinase, WW and PDZ domain-containing protein 3-like isoform X1; this translates as MMSKTLKRKKHWSTKVEECAVSWGSVGEFGDVVEILGGAEHGEFPFLGQMNLDVLVCHVGRLPYYGDVLLEVNGTPVSGLTNRDTHAVIRHFREPIRIKTVKPGKVLNTDLRHYLSLQFQKGSIDHKLQQVIRDNLYLRTIPCTTRLPREGEVPGVDYNFISVGDFRILEESGLLLESGTYDGNFYGTPKPPAEPNLIQPDLVDQVLFEEDYGTEVPRKRTTSVSKMDRKDSAVPEEEEDEERPQLPNGIPERTEEWRKAVPSYTQSSGGGSAGGSGTLELRTWSSLPRDDSLEPLPYNWEMAYTETGMVYFIDHNTKSTTWLDPRLVKKAKPPEKCEDGELPYGWEEIDDPQYGTYYVDHINQRTQFENPVLEAKRKLGLDTAVATQNQQRTAPPPGGAGGTPGFTRDPAQLKGELYHTALRKSQQGFGFTIIGGDRPDEFLQVKNVLGDGPAAQDNKMASGDVIVEINGTLVLGKTHADVVHMFQCIPINQYVDMVLCRGYSLPPDVDTDSEDLPPPPPPPTGEIVTAVPLINGQPLLVKGDALHGSSQELHYVTTDSSGRPVVAALPPNTGGANDRPETGMLHPELVTVAIMKGPGGFGFAIADCPLGQKVKMILDEQWCRGLLKGDVIKEINRQNVQTLSHAQVVDILKDLPVGSEVTLLVLRGGQTSPVKSLRPRHGMSASTETLDRCHDIMVPPALTYHSKTLPCTSPKQNASLHYSKPKALPESIGSLPAIPHCKELDVFIKRDQESGFGFRVLGGEGAEQPVYIGAIIPQGAAEKEGRLRAGDELIGIDGITVKGKSHKQVLDLMTNAARNGQVLLSVRRKVIYRDSSEDVGSGALTLVNGSPRLPRIQVPSIKDQESFDITLNRKDNEGFGFVILTSKSKPPPGVCIAVIPHKIGRIIEGSPTDRCGLLNVGDRICAVNGQSIIELSHNEIVQFIKDAGNSVTLTVVPEEEYKGPPSGASSAKQSPAPQHKILKSTTQDERYVLDMDEIRDELAWMEYKSLPMTEQGTLCVTNSKQGCIAVELERGSRGFGFSLRGGTEYNMGLYILRLAEDGPALQDGRIHVGDQVVEINGEQTQGISHTRAIELIQAGGNKVLLLLRPQALLSENSSQGDIIHPDPQGSNTSKIPRKSTLFHPSSPSVKKRTSDLSSSIARSHASLDLAHQDPRPEDSTVEKLAKPRKPSSSNASKQCRIKSRSAENLLDLGDTKKSKSPHKDKAHSYKENMQLSSQDSNKNRKSNQHSHSVSPKKSKSEGQEVVISDGLGRKDEHPKKGTPRVDQMKSDTEKMKKQESRGWKQIYTGDDKERSRKSEGVDKAIEPKWEAELKNTKRTETIKDREQLNNGTHLSRREVEKRSKQTKDKRSSRDPKEENNKKMMNGIVDRKENKRIGSESDGRKGDIVTDTAPIPNRASLAFDSLIPLNDGLWKIPSYARILTREEVMRDVHE
- the LOC127445926 gene encoding membrane-associated guanylate kinase, WW and PDZ domain-containing protein 3-like isoform X2: MMSKTLKRKKHWSTKVEECAVSWGSVGEFGDVVEILGGAEHGEFPFLGQMNLDVLVCHVGRLPYYGDVLLEVNGTPVSGLTNRDTHAVIRHFREPIRIKTVKPGKVLNTDLRHYLSLQFQKGSIDHKLQQVIRDNLYLRTIPCTTRLPREGEVPGVDYNFISVGDFRILEESGLLLESGTYDGNFYGTPKPPAEPNLIQPDLVDQVLFEEDYGTEVPRKRTTSVSKMDRKDSAVPEEEEDEERPQLPNGIPERTEEWRKAVPSYTQSSGGGSAGGSGTLELRTWSSLPRDDSLEPLPYNWEMAYTETGMVYFIDHNTKSTTWLDPRLVKKAKPPEKCEDGELPYGWEEIDDPQYGTYYVDHINQRTQFENPVLEAKRKLGLDTAVATQNQQRTAPPPGGAGGTPGFTRDPAQLKGELYHTALRKSQQGFGFTIIGGDRPDEFLQVKNVLGDGPAAQDNKMASGDVIVEINGTLVLGKTHADVVHMFQCIPINQYVDMVLCRGYSLPPDVDTDSEDLPPPPPPPTGEIVTAVPLINGQPLLVKGDALHGSSQELHYVTTDSSGRPVVAALPPNTGGANDRPETGMLHPELVTVAIMKGPGGFGFAIADCPLGQKVKMILDEQWCRGLLKGDVIKEINRQNVQTLSHAQVVDILKDLPVGSEVTLLVLRGGQTSPVKSLRPRHGMSASTETLDRCHDIMVPPALTYHSKTLPCTSPKQNASLHYSKPKALPESIGSLPAIPHCKELDVFIKRDQESGFGFRVLGGEGAEQPVYIGAIIPQGAAEKEGRLRAGDELIGIDGITVKGKSHKQVLDLMTNAARNGQVLLSVRRKVIYRDSSEDVGSGALTLVNGSPRLPRIQVPSIKDQESFDITLNRKDNEGFGFVILTSKSKPPPGVIPHKIGRIIEGSPTDRCGLLNVGDRICAVNGQSIIELSHNEIVQFIKDAGNSVTLTVVPEEEYKGPPSGASSAKQSPAPQHKILKSTTQDERYVLDMDEIRDELAWMEYKSLPMTEQGTLCVTNSKQGCIAVELERGSRGFGFSLRGGTEYNMGLYILRLAEDGPALQDGRIHVGDQVVEINGEQTQGISHTRAIELIQAGGNKVLLLLRPQALLSENSSQGDIIHPDPQGSNTSKIPRKSTLFHPSSPSVKKRTSDLSSSIARSHASLDLAHQDPRPEDSTVEKLAKPRKPSSSNASKQCRIKSRSAENLLDLGDTKKSKSPHKDKAHSYKENMQLSSQDSNKNRKSNQHSHSVSPKKSKSEGQEVVISDGLGRKDEHPKKGTPRVDQMKSDTEKMKKQESRGWKQIYTGDDKERSRKSEGVDKAIEPKWEAELKNTKRTETIKDREQLNNGTHLSRREVEKRSKQTKDKRSSRDPKEENNKKMMNGIVDRKENKRIGSESDGRKGDIVTDTAPIPNRASLAFDSLIPLNDGLWKIPSYARILTREEVMRDVHE